One part of the Aspergillus luchuensis IFO 4308 DNA, chromosome 5, nearly complete sequence genome encodes these proteins:
- a CDS encoding uncharacterized protein (COG:G;~EggNog:ENOG410QDJA;~InterPro:IPR020846,IPR011701,IPR036259;~PFAM:PF07690;~TransMembrane:12 (i57-74o98-120i127-146o152-177i189-208o220-240i288-313o325-344i356-374o380-403i415-435o447-470i);~go_function: GO:0022857 - transmembrane transporter activity [Evidence IEA];~go_process: GO:0055085 - transmembrane transport [Evidence IEA]), translating into MATEHPEDAHKRSPSHVEDIHHPGKVSRGDTALALLADGGELESAEPEELKQLVRKIDWVILPFLSVCYAFYYIDKTTLSYAAIFGIKEDLKLTGEQYSWLSSVFYFGFLVWALPTNFLLQRFPVGKYLGVNIFLWGFFLMLQAVAKNFTQLAVLRVISGAAEACSDPAFMLITSMWYTRREQPIRIGIWYTANGAGIALGGLLGYGIGQINGALASWKYEFLIIGALCAFWGILITIFLPDSPVNARTFSTRERRLTIERLRDNQTGVENKTLKPTQVLEALLDWKVWVFLLLGLSGNIPNGGISNFGTLIIQGFGFSTLVTTLMQIPYGAFTSLMIIIAVFINDRLPPNNRCLTAIFFLLPNLAGSFGLAFLPATNQVGRLICYYLTGSYNASFVLILSILTGNIAGHTKKVVTNAMIFLGVCAGNIAGPFFYRSEQAPRYTLGIWSMVVANFIEIALIGVLRVVLAWENRRRDKMRIREDGDGVGVGSGDGDDVVAFGDLTDKENLNFRYVY; encoded by the exons ATGGCCACGGAACACCCAGAAGATGCTCACAAGCGGTCCCCTTCGCATGTCGAGGATATCCATCACCCTGGCAAAGTCAGCCGTGGAGATACGGCACTCGCCCTCCTTGCAGATGGCGGTGAACTGGAATCAGCTGAGCCTGAAGAATTGAAGCAACTAGTGCGCAAGATAGACTGGGTCATCTTACCGTTTCTCTCAGTCTGCTATGCGTTTTACTAC ATTGACAAAACTACACTGTCATACGCAGCCATCTTTGGCATCAAGGAGGATCTGAAATTAACGGGAGAGCAATACTCATGGCTGTCCTCTGTCTTCTACTTTGGCTTCCTTGTCTGGGCGCTGCCTACCAACTTTCTCCTTCAGCGCTTCCCTGTGGGCAAGTACCTAGGCGTGAATATCTTCCTATGGGGATTCTTTCTGATGCTACAGG CTGTGGCAAAGAACTTCACTCAGCTGGCTGTTCTGCGGGTGATATCCGGGGCCGCTGAAGCATGCAG TGATCCCGCCTTCATGCTCATTACCAGCATGTGGTACACGCGACGCGAGCAGCCCATCCGCATCGGAATCTGGTACACGGCGAATGGAGCCGGAATTGCCCTGGGTGGCCTGCTAGGGTATGGAATCGGGCAGATCAATGGTGCCCTCGCCTCCTGGAAGTACGAATTTCTGATCATCGGCGCCCTCTGTGCATTCTGGGGTATACTCATCACAATCTTCCTTCCCGATTCCCCCGTCAATGCCCGTACTTTCTCCACTCGAGAAAGACGACTGACCATCGAGCGACTCCGCGACAACCAAACCGGTGTTGAAAACAAAACCCTCAAGCCGACACAAGTCCTCGAAGCCCTTCTCGATTGGAAAGTCTGGGTATTCCTGCTCCTCGGCCTGTCAGGCAACATTCCCAATGGAGGAATATCTAACTTTGGCACTCTGATTATCCAGGGATTTGGTTTTTCAACCC TGGTAACAACCCTAATGCAAATCCCCTACGGCGCCTTCACCTCCCTaatgatcatcatcgccgtctTCATCAACGACCGCCTCCCCCCCAACAACCGCTGCCTAaccgccatcttcttccttctccccaacCTCGCCGGCTCCTTCggcctcgccttcctccccgCCACTAACCAAGTCGGCCGTCTAATCTGCTATTACCTGACAGGCTCATACAACGCCTCCTTCGTGCTGATCCTGTCTATCCTAACGGGAAATATCGCAGGCCATACAAAGAAGGTTGTCACCAATGCGATGATCTTCCTCGGCGTGTGTGCGGGTAACATTGCGGGACCGTTCTTCTATCGCTCTGAGCAGGCGCCGCGGTATACCTTGGGGATTTGGTCCATGGTTGTGGCAAATTTCATTGAAATTGCGTTGATTGGGGTGCTGAGGGTTGTGTTGGCGTGGGAGAATCGGAGGAGGGATAAGATGAGGATcagggaggatggggatggagttggggttggtAGTGGGGACGGGGATGATGTGGTCGCATTTGGGGATCTGACTGATAAGGAGAATTTGAATTTCCGGTATGTTTATTAG
- a CDS encoding uncharacterized protein (COG:E;~EggNog:ENOG410PJ7Z;~InterPro:IPR020846,IPR005828,IPR036259;~PFAM:PF00083;~TransMembrane:11 (o15-38i45-66o72-92i104-125o137-156i226-252o264-285i292-316o322-341i362-380o392-411i);~go_component: GO:0016021 - integral component of membrane [Evidence IEA];~go_function: GO:0022857 - transmembrane transporter activity [Evidence IEA];~go_process: GO:0055085 - transmembrane transport [Evidence IEA]): MPEWINFMEKPSSTWLGFISAVYWIGALICTPVAAWACNRYGRRVGVWIGLILLLAGTVMGTAASSANIFTASRAVIGCGMGWVSNTAPILLSEIAYPAHRGVFGALYMVGYYVGAAVAAWATFATQAYDGPWAWRLPVLLQMLLPLIAVPGFAFIPESPRWLISRGCIEKARTVLAELHTGGDTTAPLIVYEVQNIQEIIQAEHSAAASAGYLNLIKTPGDRHRLFITITLGVFAQLSGSGVVSYYLSMILTSIGITHARDQLLISACLQVWNVLFAVLGASLVEKVGRRVLFITSASTMLVAFILITALSGAFASSTKGSVGIAVIPFLFIYFLGYDIALTPMLTAYPCEIWPFSLRSQGLSMVWLSAIGCTVFNTFVNPIALSAIHWKYYFVFVAVLAGYWFSAYFFYPETRGYSLEHIAGIFDGKGADVRRENEKKAEPVAAPVATKSVHVHL, translated from the exons ATGCCAGAATGGATTAACTTCATGGAAAAGCCATCCAGCACTTGGCTTGGCTTTATAAGTGCTGTCTACTGGATAGGGGCTTTGATATGCACTCCAGTTGCTGCCTGGGCGTGTAATCGATACGGGCGGCGAGTAGGCGTCTGGATAGGGCTTATTCTTCTATTAGCTGGAACCGTAATGGGTACGGCTGCGTCGTCCGCCAACATCTTCACTGCGTCTCGTGCAGTGATTGGTTGTGGTATGGGATGGGTAAGCAACACGGCCCCTATCCTCCTCAGTGAGATTGCCTACCCTGCACATCGTGGTGTCTTCGGTGCACTCTACATGGTCGGCTATTACGTTGGAGCCGCTGTTGCAGCCTGGGCCACCTTTGCAACACAAGCGTATGACGGTCCCTGGGCATGGAGATTGCCGGTTCTTCTACAAATGCTCCTTCCTCTCATTGCCGTTCCTGGTTTTGCGTTCATCCCAGAGAGTCCTCGATGGTTGATATCTAGGGGATGTATCGAGAAAGCCCGTACAGTTCTAGCTGAGCTGCACACTGGTGGTGATACTACTGCGCCTCTTATTGTGTATGAGGTCCAGAATATCCAAGAGATAATCCAAGCGGAGCACAGCGCGGCTGCTTCGGCCGGGTACCTAAACTTGATCAAGACTCCGGGAGACCGCCATCGGCTCTTCATCACCATTACGCTTGGGGTATTTGCACAATTGTCGGGCAGCGGGGTAGTCTCCTACTACCTTTCCATGATATTGACGTCTATCGGCATCACACACGCGCGCGATCAGTTATTGATTTCGGCCTGCCTGCAGGTCTGGAACGTCCTCTTCGCAGTGCTTGGCGCCTCGCTGGTCGAAAAAGTCGGTCGGCGGGTTTTGTTCATAACCTCGGCCAGCACCATGCTGGTagccttcatcctcatcactgcCTTGTCAGGCGCCTTTGCCAGCAGTACCAAGGGGTCTGTTGGGATTGCAGTCATCCCATTCctgtttatatatttcttggGATACGATATCGCGTT AACACCTATGCTCACTGCATATCCATGTGAAATCTGGCCCTTCAGTCTCCGCTCACAAGGGCTCAGTATGGTATGGCTGTCTGCCATTGGATGCACGGTGTTCAACACGTTTGTCAACCCGATCGCGCTTTCGGCTATCCACTGGAAATACTACTTTGTGTTCGTGGCCGTGTTGGCCGGATACTGGTTCTCGGCGTATTTCTTTTACCCAGAAACTCGCGGATATAGCCTCGAGCATATAGCCGGTATTTTTGATGGGAAAGGTGCCGACGTGAGACgagaaaatgaaaagaaagccGAGCCGGTGGCTGCACCCGTGGCTACAAAGTCGGTACATGTACATTTATAA
- a CDS encoding FMN-dependent alpha-hydroxy acid dehydrogenase (COG:C;~EggNog:ENOG410PUJW;~InterPro:IPR037458,IPR001199,IPR037396,IPR013785, IPR036400,IPR000262,IPR018506;~PFAM:PF00173;~go_function: GO:0003824 - catalytic activity [Evidence IEA];~go_function: GO:0016491 - oxidoreductase activity [Evidence IEA];~go_function: GO:0020037 - heme binding [Evidence IEA]): protein MSILSREEVEKHSTRESCWVAIHGSVYDVTGKSNCGHHRQLLTPPDFLDEHPGGAQVILRCAGKDGTADFDSVHDKDVLSQALPQSALKGIVQPDTLAKASRPLPKTSATVEENPPPPLSSIINLNDFEKVAQQHLPPHAWAYYYSGADDEISKREGQEAYQRLSFRPRILRSIRSVDTATSILGQSVSLPVYMSPCGIAKFAHPDGECAMAAAAGEEGLAQVLANGSSMSIDAVRAAGIRPNQPLFQQVYVNKDIQKSEETVRRAVKAGASGIWITVDSPVVGKREMDERLNLEVQARDSSAKGQGVAKTMASSISPYIDWDILKWIRGLTDLPVVIKGIQCVEDAVLAYQHGVQGIVLSNHGGRSQDTAQPPLVTLLEIRRYAPHLIQSNMQIFIDGGIRRGTDVLKALALGATAVGLGRPFLFSLAAGYGADGNRRAIQILRQEIEMNMVFLGVTKLSELGPHLVNSMRLERDVVGSVKL, encoded by the exons ATGTCGATACTGAGTCgagaggaggttgagaagCACTCGACACGCGAGTCGTGTTGGGTAGCTATTCATGGTTCTGTTTACGATGTCACCGGTAAGTCCAATTgcggccatcatcgccaactACTCACACCGCCAGATTTCCTCGATGAGCATCCAGGTGGCGCACAGGTGATTCTTCGCTGCGCAGGCAAAGACGGTACGGCAGACTTCGATTCAGTCCACGATAAAGACGTACTGTCGCAAGCTCTGCCGCAATCGGCACTCAAAGGCATTGTCCAACCAGACACTCTCGCGAAGGCATCCAGACCTCTTCCCAAGACATCGGCAACAGTAGAAGAAAACCCCCCGCCTCCGCTAAGCagtataataaatctgaATGACTTCGAGAAGGTAGCTCAGCAACATCTTCCCCCTCACGCATGGGCATATTATTACTCCGGAGCCGACGATGAGATCAGCAAACGCGAAGGTCAGGAAGCTTATCAAAGGTTGTCCTTCCGGCCTCGAATTCTCCGCAGCATTCGCAGTGTAGACACGGCGACCTCGATTCTGGGCCAGTCTGTCTCGTTGCCAGTCTACATGAGCCCGTGTGGAATTGCTAAATTCGCACACCCGGACGGAGAATGCGCAATGGCTGCCGCAGCAGGCGAGGAAGGATTGGCGCAGGTGCTGGCGAATGGCTCTAGCATGTCCATTGATGCTGTGCGAGCGGCTGGTATTCGCCCCAATCAGCCGCTCTTCCAGCAGGTGTATGTCAACAAAGATATACAAAAGTCAGAGGAAACAGTCCGGCGAGCTGTGAAAGCAGGTGCTAGTGGAATTTGGATTACAGTCGACTCCCCTGTTGTTGGGAAgcgggagatggatgagaggTTAAATCTTGAGGTTCAG GCACGCGACTCTTCTGCCAAAGGACAAGGCGTCGCAAAGACCATGGCCAGCTCCATCTCACCGTATATTGACTGGGATATTCTCAAATGGATCCGTGGACTTACCGATTTGCCGGTGGTGATTAAAGGTATCCAATGTGTGGAAGATGCAGTTTTGGCATATCAACATGGGGTACAGGGAATAGTCCTGTCCAATCATGGTGGAAGGTCTCAAGATAC CGCTCAACCTCCACTTGTCACTTTACTCGAAATCCGACGATACGCACCACACCTTATACAAAGTAACATGCAAATCTTCATCGACGGAGGCATTCGACGTGGAACAGACGTCCTGAAGGCCCTTGCATTAGGAGCAACTGCTGTTGGGCTTGGACGACCTTTCCTGTTCAGTCTGGCAGCAGGTTATGGAGCCGACGGGAACCGTCGGGCTATTCAAATCTTGCGGCAGGAAATCGAGATGAACATGGTATTTCTGGGAGTGACGAAGCTGTCAGAATTGGGGCCACATCTGGTGAATTCAATGAGGCTAGAGCGAGATGTAGTTGGCTCGGTGAAACTGTGA
- a CDS encoding pyrroline-5-carboxylate reductase family protein (COG:E;~EggNog:ENOG410PVD9;~InterPro:IPR028939,IPR036291,IPR000304,IPR029036, IPR008927;~PFAM:PF03807,PF14748;~go_function: GO:0004735 - pyrroline-5-carboxylate reductase activity [Evidence IEA];~go_process: GO:0006561 - proline biosynthetic process [Evidence IEA];~go_process: GO:0055114 - oxidation-reduction process [Evidence IEA]) — protein MPTLQTSTLAFLGGGNMASAIISGLLRQSVPASNIHVSEPWEVNRNKIAALGVNVTTSNTEAASSADVVILAVKPQVAKTVCEELRQEWTATARAKFPIVVSIAAGITLESLQKWLSVEGGKVAPVVRVMPNTPALVTEGASGAFAGVEVGKEDKGLVEALLASVSRVTEWVDREELLDVVTGLSGSGPAYFFAMVEHLVASATALGLTKEQATRLAAQTCLGAGKMLVESDDEPAQLRKNVTSPNGTTYAALQTFEKLNFADIVDQAVKAATDRAAELGESLGKQ, from the exons atgcccaccctccaaaccagcaccctcgccttcctcggcggcggcaacATGGCCTCGGCCATCATCTCGGGACTACTCCGCCAATCCGTCCCCGCGAGCAACATCCACGTCTCCGAGCCCTGGGAAGTGAACCGGAACAAGATCGCCGCGCTAGGCGTGAACGTCACGACCTCTAACACCGAGGCCGCGTCCTCTGCGGACGTCGTCATTCTGGCCGTGAAGCCGCAAGTCGCGAAGACGGTGTGCGAGGAACTCCGTCAGGAATGGACGGCTACAGCGAGAGCCAAGTTCCCGATTGTGGTGAGCATTGCGGCGGGAATTACGTTGGAGAGTTTGCAGAAGTGGTTGAGTGTTGAGGGTGGGAAGGTGGCGCCGGTGGTGAGGGTTATGCCGAATACGCCGGCGTTGGTGACGGAGGGGGCGAGTGGTGCGTTTGCTGGAGTGGAGGTTGGCAAGGAGGATAaggggttggtggaggcgTTGTTGGCGAGTGTTAGTCGGGTTACGGAGTGGGTGGATAGGGAGGAGTTGTTGGATGTGGTTACGGGGTTGTCTG GATCCGGTCCGGCGTATTTCTTCGCTATGGTTGAGCATCTGGTTGCTAGTGCGACGGCTCTGGGTTTGACTAAGGAGCAGGCTACGAGGCTGGCCGCGCAGACTTGTCTCGGTGCTGGAAAGATGCTGGTTGAGTCGGATGATGAGCCTGCTCAGCTGAGGAAGAACGTTACTAGCCCGAATGGCACGACGTATGCCGCATTGCAGACTTTTGAGAAGCTGAACTTTGCGGATATCGTGGATCAGGCGGTTAAGGCGGCCACGGATAGAGCTGCGGAGTTGGGTGAGAGCTTGGGGAAGCAGTAA
- a CDS encoding uncharacterized protein (COG:S;~EggNog:ENOG410Q1B8), with amino-acid sequence MALTIPVEICDMIVDHVVATIETDYSLRDLFPYTLEPGARPQLMSLRLVSRNFCAAASPHLFKRNVAPINSSVRGRSSLQKFAEISRSKYAAHVRHLETGYNSWGISFPSIIGQEIQDFAGLLSPCLAQLSDLRVLKFRASGESWTRDHEKAAIGAIVTALRFVVLPHLEGLELFFPIAHDFRYFFPSPSSPLYIPMEDLLHGLKYLALHVTAYTKVLGQRYWKTPISPAYAAFPNDLHAAHLFRLVELAPNLEALHISSTDVLPLYTIHFNPALRLTSLCLARVLITFDHFRALTGQCKDHLKHIELSLVQLHSGTWHMVLTQLRQLPHLIDFSIGSCGYPSTGPNAHLTVMLPPPDDPKPLETMSSADYEGLDELRDFVNANRVALGLEPWERRDPRWSR; translated from the exons ATGGCACTGACAATTCCCGTCGAGATCTGCGACATG ATCGTTGATCACGTAGTAGCAACAATTGAGACGGACTACTCTTTACGCGATCTGTTCCCTTACACGCTTGAGCCAGGTGCTCGACCACAACTCATGAGCTTACGCTTGGTTAGCCGGAATTTCTGTGCTGCCGCGTCGCCCCATCTGTTTAAACGCAATGTAGCTCCGATCAATTCCTCGGTGCGCGGCAGGAGCTCTTTACAAAAATTTGCTGAAATCTCACGGAGCAAATACGCTGCACATGTCCGCCATCTAGAGACCGGATACAACAGCTGGGgcatctctttcccttcaatAATCGGCCAGGAAATCCAGGATTTTGCTGGGTTGTTATCGCCTTGTCTTGCTCAACTGTCCGATTTACGCGTTCTCAAATTCAGGGCCTCAGGCGAGTCCTGGACACGCGACCACGAAAAGGCTGCTATTGGAGCAATTGTTACTGCCCTACGATTTGTGGTTCTACCCCATTTAGAAGGGCTTgaactcttcttccccatagCTCATGACTTCCGATACTTTTTTCCcagcccatcttctccattgTACATACCCATGGAGGATTTACTGCACGGCCTGAAATACCTAGCTTTACATGTCACTGCGTATACCAAAGTGCTGGGACAGCGATACTGGAAAACCCCTATATCCCCTGCATACGCTGCCTTTCCAAATGACTTGCACGCCGCGCATCTCTTTAGATTAGTGGAGCTGGCTCCCAATCTAGAAGCTCTCCATATCAGCAGTACAGACGTTCTACCTTTGTACACTATTCATTTCAACCCAGCGCTCCGTCTCACCTCACTATGTCTCGCACGAGTTCTGATTACGTTCGACCACTTCCGCGCGCTTACTGGCCAATGCAAAGATCATCTCAAGCATATCGAACTGTCTTTGGTACAACTGCATTCTGGCACCTGGCACATGGTCCTCACGCAGCTACGCCAACTACCGCACCTTATAGACTTTTCTATCGGATCATGCGGGTATCCATCCACCGGGCCAAATGCACATCTGACTGTGATGCTTCCTCCACCAGATGACCCGAAACCCCTTGAGACGATGAGTTCCGCGGACTATGAAGGACTGGATGAGCTTAGGGATTTTGTTAATGCGAATCGAGTCGCTTTGGGACTTGAACCGTGGGAGCGTAGAGATCCTCGCTGGTCTAGGTAG